In Palaemon carinicauda isolate YSFRI2023 chromosome 32, ASM3689809v2, whole genome shotgun sequence, the genomic stretch TTAAAGGATTTGGGATCGTTACATCCAAACTGTCATCTTCCAAGATATCATGAATAGTATCAGGTCCTGTGAAGAAATTTGATTTTATCAACCTCTTATATGACAATGACCTGGTAGTACAATCTGCAGGATTTATCATACCTGCACAAAATTTGAAAGTCACAGGGACCGTTTCACATAGATTCTCTATTCTTTGCAAcctattcataacaaaaatacttattttttttaatttatcaaacctATTTGTTCGAGAATTTAACCAATTCAGTGCAACTGCACTATCTGAGAAAACTACCAATTTTGTAATGTTTATGGGGGGGGGAGACACTCTGAACCACTAAGTTCCTTATAAATGTCAACAATAGTTTCCGTACCAAGCAAGAGAgattgaaattcaagagaagggatAGACTTTAGCTCTAACTGGCgtccaattattctattttttgacaGAAGGAAACTTACCTCCTTTGTTCGCAAGTTCTTGATAAAGAGCACAACTCCATATATAAGCTTGCTAGAATCAAAAAAAGCAATAATTTGGAAAGGATCATTCCTGCGACCAACAAATCTCTTCACTGCAATTTCAGGAACACCATTTACTTGCTTGCAAATATTAGACCATTCTCGTAGCTCCTCACCAGAGAGTCTATCGTCCCATCCAACTTCTTTCCTGCATTGTAGCGAGTGCATAAATAATCTAGCCCTGTTTAATAAAGGACCATAAAATGAGAACACATCAAAATTGGCTGCAATAGAACTTAAAATTTGTCTTTTGGTCGTTGCTTCCTTATCAAGTACCAACTTGCTTGCCGAAAGAGTATCAATGTTTCTGTCCCAAAGCAAACCAAGCAATTTTACTTTTGTAGGagtcttttccttatctttatctaCCTGTTGCTGCAGAGAGTCATCATTGGTTATGAATTGCTGCAATTCAAatttatagggagaaaatatactgtcAAGTTTCTCATAAGCCCATTTCAACCTGTCTATATCATTGGTCGTGTAAGCCAAGTTATCCATGTAAGCTAAGTTATATAACTCTGTCTTCAATTCCTTTAAATCAATATTGTCACCTTGGACAtccaacatcaaaattttataaagtactaacattaataaagttggactacatggcaaaccaaatggaagtctgcaatgtttataaacaattaagGAATAGTCCTTTTTACATACGTTTCTATACCAATAAAAGAGTAATCTACTTTGATCTGAAGGCACCAACTCAATCATCAGAAATgccttttttatatcaaaacataacaatttttcattaaatcttagctgtaaaatagaagtagaaattttcttattcaaacaaGGACCAGCAAAAATTGTTTGATTATGAGATAGAGTTAAAGGTTTATCTTTGTCAGATTCACACAAATTTGACAAAAATACATTACGGAATTTTGTAGACTCTCGGTCCATCTTGAACACTGGCATGTGCGGCAGGAAGCTATGTTGAGGGTTTTCCTCCAAGAATTGCTCCAAGTTGGATACTCTCTCTATAATGCCTAGTTGTTCCTGTTCTTTAAAAACCTCGTCCATCATTTGTAAAGCATTATCCTTTTtgctaaatttcttaaaatttgattttaatattgcttttgacagattttgattcttaccaagcaaatgagctactttcccattccataacagaggcataactaaccttccaTCACTATCTCTACAAGTATTTTCTAAAGCAAATTCTACTACTTTCCTGTTCTCCTCATTAAAGTCTTCGTCATATAAGTTAGAATCACTGTGCGAAAAACTTTCTGCCTTCGAGGAAAGAATTTCTTCAGCTGCTCTCTCGAGTTCAGCTTCAACAATCTGACCcttatttaaaacagaaatattagcaCAAGCAGGGAACTTGAATTCCTCTACCGAATCTAAGAACAATCCATCCATATTCAAATTACTATAAACTTCAAGGGGACCCTCACCCTTTGCACAAACTTCAGAAGAATGCTTTATCCGGTCTGGTAATATAGCTAGATTTTGCTTATACCTTTCAATGTCACCTACAAGCATCACTCCTAAGGGTGATTCTAAGTAAACAGAGGGAATCACTTCAGAACTACCTCCAAACAGCACATCCTTCTGTGGTACTAAATGAGAGTTATCATTTCCCAAGAGTAATTTTATATCTTCAACTTTGTCCCCAGACATATGCAAAGTTTTGTCGGCTAATACATAGCCCTTATCCTTAAATACTTGAGCTACTTCAGAGATATCtggcaaaactaatttcaaattaatagactTCATGGCAATAGCAGTAAAATAATCATCATTCAACTTTACCTTGTATACTACAGTGGCTAACGGCTTTGAAGAATTAATACCATTCACCACCAAAGAATAATTAGGGTCAACAACTTCAAACTGCATACTCTTAGCCCAGTCTTCCTCAACGAAAGTTACTTGACTTCCTGAATCCTTTATACCTCGATCCCCATTGTCATTCAGTGAAAAGGAAGGCATAGCAGTCACCGGGTTACAAGAGATTCTTAAAACTCCTAAATTAGACCAAGttaaattagaaacaacagaattAGAGTTCGATTTCTCTTTACAATTCCCCTTTGCCGTTTGATTAGTCACTTCTTGGTTATCTGAATAATTCTTAAGGTTATTAGCAGTACTTTTTGGGTCTTTACGAAATTTACAAAGATAGCTGAAATGCCACTTGTTACAATGTTTACATTTTCGGTTAAATTTAAACCTGCAATCTGAAGTTTTATGAGAATCGTAAGTACAGTTTGTACAAAAATTCaattgttttagtttttcaattttactCTGTGGAGTTACATAAACTGAACACTTAAAAATTGGGTGATCAATGTCTCCTTTATTGTCTGCTAAACATAGAGAACATTCTTTAACTTTAGACTTCTCATCATTAACAACGGCAGAAGCTAAACAATTTGAGTTGGGCACAACCTTTTTCTCAAGATTACCTTGTTTCGCATTAAATTTCTTGGATATGTTTCTATATCTTTCCAAAGCAGTAAAGATATGTTCATCTATTTGCTGCAACGAGGGCTTATTCGAGCCAGTAATATGCATTAACTGATTCTTGAAACAGTCATTAAACCCATTccatatgaaatactgtaaaactatgtTTTGATCTATGCTTAAAGCCTCAAATTGATTAAAAATTATTCTCATATTACTGATAAAGTCATACGGATCACTCTGATACGTTAGCTTCAACTCCGATAACTGCTTAATAACCCTATATTGTTGAGACAAAGTATCTGCAAACGCTTTCTGTAATAATTTCTTAGCTTCTTCATACGAACGGTTGCTACAATCTAATGAGTTTACCAGTTTAAGCGAGTCACCTGAAAGCTGTCTCGTAAGAAGAGTAAATTTAACGTGAGTACTAAGATCATACTTATCAATAGTTGCTTCGAACTCTCGCAAAAACTTCGAAATATCTTCACCTTCTCAATTACCAAATGTCGGTAAAGGTAGTTCAGGTAATTTAAGCTGTGAATTTTCAGAACGCGAACGATCGGAAAGGTTTCCGGGCGAAAGTGACACCGCGGTCTTAAGGAGAGACACTTACTCAAACAATCGTCATAAACGAACCAAGTATCCATTTCCTCACTCACCAATTCATCGCCGTTGTCGTCTTTATCTGCGCTATCCCAAATTTCCTTCAAAACCTCGTTATTCACTTtgtcaagtttttctttaaggtcaacCAACATGTTCATATGCTCGTTAGCATCGCTTACAGACATTGAAGAAACAAACCTTTCTATGAAATTACACTTCTTGGTAACTTGTTGCCTAAGGGCTGAACGAAAACTGCTCGAAATGCTCTTCGGCGGCATTTTTCTAAGAATTTAACGAACAATTTTAAAACTTAAAGCAATACAGTGAAATATTAAAGTGATACGGGACTCTGGAACGTAACCAGCTCATGGaaattcatcaagaaaaaaaaatactcaaggcaataatgaacctcgcaaccaatcccatcctcgtcgccatttTCGAAAAGCAAATTatttgagagggcaatgtaacaaaTTAAGgtgaagcaaaattataagtcataaaaaaattaatttaatttacaattaaacggtaaatttatgacaatttacaatccgaagaatgactggcgaatatggtgatcctgatcagttcaaatctcggacaaacttagcgtggactttctctctctctctccgccagagaacctgcatttggtccgcactattacccctcaattttcggaacatccgaaggatctgtaacccatagcatgaaacattataaattggaaacgtcaggggctacaaacataacaatgtgcatatatgcgaaatcttacaaaacaaacgaacttttaatattaaccaatggaaaatacaaaacctagatcaataaacgatttgaatatcctaatataaatgtcaagatcaaatttaaaacttaaaaggagacccttcagactttattatatatatatatgagtttggttgcaagacaaaaggttataaaaccgtaactatagttgaaagttcactaagcaaatgcatcgtacttaatgcaaaccttacctcaacatatagccagcctcttaggtccatagaaaagcagtgacgaaggtagaggtgatgatggtagtcttctatttgagctcttgagtagtataaggtggtcagacgatgacgtgatccatgagcggctaagtccagagccaccgatcttacactaatgaatgacagccatcgtccttggctgccaaaaaattaattcaaattcaggagaagactgccttgctgcgcttcttacgctggcctcttcatactgccttcttcagatcattcaccaccgacaacggttttcccagtcttgtgtccagcagcgaacaacctggtgaaacttaaaatacatcgctcaagaatggcttgtttcttgctttaaaattgtcccaagaggtagtttaaggtatgctaagtagatgcatttgctttttcaaaataaaagaaccaaaccactcccgagcaaacaatttaaacataagaaatttaccacaaccaaacaattcatataatatacaaaaaattaaatgcacacgaatgtgcattttcctacacacatatatatatatatatatatatatatatatatatatatatatatatatatatatttatatgcatatacatatacatatatatttcggaTCCCACTCAGCAGCATTACCAGACCTATAATTACTCGGTCCCTCCCCGTCCTTAGGGTAGAAAGAGAGGAAAGTCATTCTCCGGTGCGAGGGGCTACTGGTgacgaaagggggaggggttgggaagggttgagtttgtgtgtgtgcgtgtgtgtgcatatctctttgAATATTTAGTCATAatatttgacaggttgcgtacactagcaataataaaaactattatgaatggtaataataataataataataataataatagtcccccATGAACCTGAAACCTAAATTCTAGTCTTTAACTCAGGTGCCGGCTGTTAACCCGAGCTGTTAATTACTCCAATGTATCTAGCAAATATAATCAACATCTATCAGAAACCCTGAGACATAATCACAAGCTATGATGAGGAAAAGTTAATGTTTTTTCCAGAAAGTGGTTTTAAAAAGTCCTATGTAAGTAAGGCTGTAATTAGAAATGGAGGTTTTCCTGAAATTTTATGGACTATATAAATCAACCTGGCGGAAAGGTTTTTAGGAAATGCTGTTATCTAAAACAGATTTgcaataaaaacataaaacagaatATTCTGTAAAAGATAAGCATTTGAAATGGACGACTGAAGAGaacatacctaaaaaaaaaatgtttgttttagggtgttttttttttcttcttattca encodes the following:
- the LOC137625586 gene encoding uncharacterized protein, whose amino-acid sequence is MPPKSISSSFRSALRQQVTKKCNFIERFVSSMSVSDANEHMNMLVDLKEKLDKVNNEVLKEIWDSADKDDNGDELLSGDSLKLVNSLDCSNRSYEEAKKLLQKAFADTLSQQYRVIKQLSELKLTYQSDPYDFISNMRIIFNQFEALSIDQNIVLQYFIWNGFNDCFKNQLMHITGSNKPSLQQIDEHIFTALERYRNISKKFNAKQGNLEKKVVPNSNCLASAVVNDEKSKVKECSLCLADNKGDIDHPIFKCSVYVTPQSKIEKLKQLNFCTNCTYDSHKTSDCRFKFNRKCKHCNKWHFSYLCKFRKDPKSTANNLKNYSDNQEVTNQTAKGNCKEKSNSNSVVSNLTWSNLGVLRISCNPVTAMPSFSLNDNGDRGIKDSGSQVTFVEEDWAKSMQFEVVDPNYSLVVNGINSSKPLATVVYKVKLNDDYFTAIAMKSINLKLVLPDISEVAQVFKDKGYVLADKTLHMSGDKVEDIKLLLGNDNSHLVPQKDVLFGGSSEVIPSVYLESPLGVMLVGDIERYKQNLAILPDRIKHSSEVCAKGEGPLEVYSNLNMDGLFLDSVEEFKFPACANISVLNKGQIVEAELERAAEEILSSKAESFSHSDSNLYDEDFNEENRKVVEFALENTCRDSDGRLVMPLLWNGKVAHLLGKNQNLSKAILKSNFKKFSKKDNALQMMDEVFKEQEQLGIIERVSNLEQFLEENPQHSFLPHMPVFKMDRESTKFRNTSIWFAM